The following coding sequences lie in one Stegostoma tigrinum isolate sSteTig4 chromosome 31, sSteTig4.hap1, whole genome shotgun sequence genomic window:
- the tmem101 gene encoding transmembrane protein 101 isoform X1, giving the protein MALEVRRRLFKILMRFGAIILTRFPFWNCFSMLMLFAERADQRRKPDIPVPYLYFDMGAAVICASFMSFGVKRRWFALGAALQLAVSTYASYIGKQVHYGDWLKVRMYSRTIAVIGGFLILASGAGEVYRQKPRTRSLQSTGQVFLGINLICVAYSLQHSQEDRLAYLNHIIGGEITLQLLFVLYAVLALSFLSGYCVRTAAQILSVLMPLVVLFIDSNVGYWHHSCRIEFWNQMKLLGQNVGVFGAAIILATDC; this is encoded by the exons ATGGCGCTGGAAGTTCGCAGGCGGCTTTTTAAAATCCTCATGCGCTTCGGCGCCATCATCCTGACCCGTTTCCCGTTCTGGAACTGCTTCAGTATGTTGATGCTGTTCGCCGAGCGAGCCGACCAGCGCAG AAAGCCAGATATTCCAGTGCCATACCTCTATTTTGATATGGGTGCTGCAGTGATTTGTGCCAGTTTTATGTCTTTTGGAGTGAAAAGGAGGTGGTTTGCGTTGGGGGCTGCCTTGCAATTGGCTGTTAGCACATATGCATCATACATTGGAAAACAAGTCCATTATGGAGATTGGCTGAAG GTGAGAATGTATTCCAGAACTATAGCCGTTATTGGAGGATTTTTGATTTTAGCAAGTGGTGCTGGTGAAGTTTATCGGCAGAAGCCACGGACCAGGTCGTTGCAGTCTACTGGACAGGTGTTTCTTGGTATCAACCTTATTTGTGTG GCCTACTCCCTGCAGCACAGTCAAGAGGACCGTCTGGCCTATCTGAACCACATCATAGGAGGTGAAATTACACTGCAGTTGCTATTTGTACTGTACGCTGTGCTGGCCTTGTCTTTCCTCTCTGGTTATTGTGTACGGACTGCAGCCCAGATACTGTCTGTTCTTATGCCTCTTGTAGTTCTCTTTATCGATAGCAATGTGGGCTATTGGCATCATTCCTGTCGGATCGAGTTTTGGAATCAAATGAAGCTGCTTGGGCAGAACGTGGGTGTTTTTGGTGCTGCTATAATTTTGGCAACAGATTGTTAG
- the tmem101 gene encoding transmembrane protein 101 isoform X4: protein MALEVRRRLFKILMRFGAIILTRFPFWNCFSMLMLFAERADQRRKPDIPVPYLYFDMGAAVICASFMSFGVKRRWFALGAALQLAVSTYASYIGKQVHYGDWLKVRMYSRTIAVIGGFLILASGAGEVYRQKPRTRSLQSTGQVFLGINLICVAYSLQHSQEDRLAYLNHIIGGHV, encoded by the exons ATGGCGCTGGAAGTTCGCAGGCGGCTTTTTAAAATCCTCATGCGCTTCGGCGCCATCATCCTGACCCGTTTCCCGTTCTGGAACTGCTTCAGTATGTTGATGCTGTTCGCCGAGCGAGCCGACCAGCGCAG AAAGCCAGATATTCCAGTGCCATACCTCTATTTTGATATGGGTGCTGCAGTGATTTGTGCCAGTTTTATGTCTTTTGGAGTGAAAAGGAGGTGGTTTGCGTTGGGGGCTGCCTTGCAATTGGCTGTTAGCACATATGCATCATACATTGGAAAACAAGTCCATTATGGAGATTGGCTGAAG GTGAGAATGTATTCCAGAACTATAGCCGTTATTGGAGGATTTTTGATTTTAGCAAGTGGTGCTGGTGAAGTTTATCGGCAGAAGCCACGGACCAGGTCGTTGCAGTCTACTGGACAGGTGTTTCTTGGTATCAACCTTATTTGTGTG GCCTACTCCCTGCAGCACAGTCAAGAGGACCGTCTGGCCTATCTGAACCACATCATAGGAG GTCATGTATAA
- the tmem101 gene encoding transmembrane protein 101 isoform X3, whose amino-acid sequence MGAAVICASFMSFGVKRRWFALGAALQLAVSTYASYIGKQVHYGDWLKVRMYSRTIAVIGGFLILASGAGEVYRQKPRTRSLQSTGQVFLGINLICVAYSLQHSQEDRLAYLNHIIGGEITLQLLFVLYAVLALSFLSGYCVRTAAQILSVLMPLVVLFIDSNVGYWHHSCRIEFWNQMKLLGQNVGVFGAAIILATDC is encoded by the exons ATGGGTGCTGCAGTGATTTGTGCCAGTTTTATGTCTTTTGGAGTGAAAAGGAGGTGGTTTGCGTTGGGGGCTGCCTTGCAATTGGCTGTTAGCACATATGCATCATACATTGGAAAACAAGTCCATTATGGAGATTGGCTGAAG GTGAGAATGTATTCCAGAACTATAGCCGTTATTGGAGGATTTTTGATTTTAGCAAGTGGTGCTGGTGAAGTTTATCGGCAGAAGCCACGGACCAGGTCGTTGCAGTCTACTGGACAGGTGTTTCTTGGTATCAACCTTATTTGTGTG GCCTACTCCCTGCAGCACAGTCAAGAGGACCGTCTGGCCTATCTGAACCACATCATAGGAGGTGAAATTACACTGCAGTTGCTATTTGTACTGTACGCTGTGCTGGCCTTGTCTTTCCTCTCTGGTTATTGTGTACGGACTGCAGCCCAGATACTGTCTGTTCTTATGCCTCTTGTAGTTCTCTTTATCGATAGCAATGTGGGCTATTGGCATCATTCCTGTCGGATCGAGTTTTGGAATCAAATGAAGCTGCTTGGGCAGAACGTGGGTGTTTTTGGTGCTGCTATAATTTTGGCAACAGATTGTTAG
- the tmem101 gene encoding transmembrane protein 101 isoform X2, with the protein MAVCQNILGKKPDIPVPYLYFDMGAAVICASFMSFGVKRRWFALGAALQLAVSTYASYIGKQVHYGDWLKVRMYSRTIAVIGGFLILASGAGEVYRQKPRTRSLQSTGQVFLGINLICVAYSLQHSQEDRLAYLNHIIGGEITLQLLFVLYAVLALSFLSGYCVRTAAQILSVLMPLVVLFIDSNVGYWHHSCRIEFWNQMKLLGQNVGVFGAAIILATDC; encoded by the exons ATGGCTGTTTGCCAGAACATTCTTGGGAA AAAGCCAGATATTCCAGTGCCATACCTCTATTTTGATATGGGTGCTGCAGTGATTTGTGCCAGTTTTATGTCTTTTGGAGTGAAAAGGAGGTGGTTTGCGTTGGGGGCTGCCTTGCAATTGGCTGTTAGCACATATGCATCATACATTGGAAAACAAGTCCATTATGGAGATTGGCTGAAG GTGAGAATGTATTCCAGAACTATAGCCGTTATTGGAGGATTTTTGATTTTAGCAAGTGGTGCTGGTGAAGTTTATCGGCAGAAGCCACGGACCAGGTCGTTGCAGTCTACTGGACAGGTGTTTCTTGGTATCAACCTTATTTGTGTG GCCTACTCCCTGCAGCACAGTCAAGAGGACCGTCTGGCCTATCTGAACCACATCATAGGAGGTGAAATTACACTGCAGTTGCTATTTGTACTGTACGCTGTGCTGGCCTTGTCTTTCCTCTCTGGTTATTGTGTACGGACTGCAGCCCAGATACTGTCTGTTCTTATGCCTCTTGTAGTTCTCTTTATCGATAGCAATGTGGGCTATTGGCATCATTCCTGTCGGATCGAGTTTTGGAATCAAATGAAGCTGCTTGGGCAGAACGTGGGTGTTTTTGGTGCTGCTATAATTTTGGCAACAGATTGTTAG